The following proteins are encoded in a genomic region of Thermococcus henrietii:
- a CDS encoding DUF4152 family protein, whose translation MRIVSADTGGALLTEDYEPIGLIATAAVLVEKPYRTATLSRVKYANPFDYDMSGRQAIRDEAFLAVELAREVKPDVIHLDSTIGGIEVRKLDEPTIDALTITDRGKEVWKDLAKDLQPLAKKFWEETGIEIIAIGKSSVPVRVAEIYAGLYTAKWAIEYARKEGKAIVGLPRYMKVEIRPGKIYGESLDPREGGLFGEIEAETEGIGWELYPNPLVRRFMVLEVWRE comes from the coding sequence ATGAGGATTGTTTCAGCCGACACGGGTGGGGCCCTACTAACCGAGGACTACGAGCCGATAGGACTCATTGCAACTGCTGCAGTGCTGGTTGAGAAGCCCTACAGAACCGCGACGCTCAGCAGGGTGAAGTACGCCAACCCCTTCGACTACGACATGAGCGGAAGGCAGGCCATCAGGGACGAGGCGTTCCTCGCGGTTGAGCTTGCAAGGGAGGTCAAACCGGACGTCATTCACCTTGACTCGACAATCGGCGGGATAGAGGTGAGAAAGCTCGACGAGCCGACCATTGACGCCTTAACGATAACCGACCGCGGAAAGGAGGTATGGAAAGACCTCGCGAAGGACCTCCAGCCCTTAGCCAAGAAGTTCTGGGAGGAGACGGGGATAGAGATAATCGCCATCGGCAAGTCGAGCGTCCCGGTCAGAGTAGCGGAAATCTACGCCGGCCTGTACACGGCAAAGTGGGCCATCGAGTACGCGAGGAAGGAGGGGAAAGCCATCGTCGGCCTCCCGCGCTACATGAAAGTCGAAATAAGGCCCGGAAAAATCTACGGTGAGAGCCTCGACCCGCGCGAGGGCGGTCTCTTCGGGGAAATTGAAGCGGAGACAGAGGGAATCGGCTGGGAACTCTACCCGAATCCGCTCGTCAGGCGCTTCATGGTTCTGGAGGTTTGGAGAGAGTAA
- a CDS encoding MFS transporter, whose protein sequence is MEKERKVFGISWNVFLLGIVSFLNDMSSEMIAPIVPAYLTEVLKVGKLAGGSIMGLIESASSLFKVVFGYFSDRFRKRKAFVFTGYALSTLSKGLLAFSRGWLDFLTLRLLDRTGKGIRTAPRDALIAESSNGKTGKSFGFHRMMDTLGAVAGPLVAVLLIGLLSYLPRETLYRRIFLLSAVPGLLSLLIIALFVKDRGGEVKRKIAAISSLRSRSLQLFLAVVAVGTLGRYSYAFTLWKAEELGYTVLQGSAFYALFNLIYALSAYPIGVYSDRVSKKALIGVGFLLSALASLCFAFARDLTLLLLAFVVYGLYMAVIDTVPRAYMAELAGEGEKGTVIGAYHTVVGVFAFPASLIAGYLWSAYSLTYSFLFASAMAFLAFVLLQFD, encoded by the coding sequence ATGGAGAAGGAGCGGAAGGTCTTCGGAATCAGCTGGAACGTCTTTCTCCTCGGAATCGTCAGCTTCCTCAACGACATGAGCAGTGAGATGATAGCGCCGATAGTTCCGGCTTACCTGACCGAGGTTCTCAAAGTCGGGAAGCTCGCGGGCGGTTCGATAATGGGCCTCATCGAGAGCGCGAGTTCGCTCTTCAAGGTGGTTTTCGGCTACTTCAGCGACCGTTTTAGGAAGCGCAAGGCCTTCGTGTTCACAGGTTACGCGCTCTCGACGCTCTCCAAGGGTCTTCTCGCCTTCTCCCGCGGCTGGCTCGACTTCCTCACGTTGAGACTTCTAGACAGAACCGGGAAGGGAATACGAACGGCTCCGCGCGACGCGCTCATTGCCGAATCGAGCAACGGAAAAACTGGAAAATCCTTCGGCTTCCACAGGATGATGGACACCCTTGGGGCTGTCGCGGGTCCCCTCGTGGCGGTTCTGCTAATCGGGCTCCTCTCCTACCTGCCGAGGGAAACCCTCTACCGGAGGATTTTCCTCCTCTCCGCCGTCCCGGGCCTTCTCTCGCTCCTCATAATAGCGCTCTTCGTCAAGGACAGGGGCGGGGAAGTTAAGAGGAAGATAGCCGCTATTTCGTCGCTGAGGAGCCGTTCCCTTCAGCTCTTCCTTGCGGTTGTCGCCGTAGGAACCCTCGGCAGGTACAGCTACGCCTTCACCCTCTGGAAGGCCGAGGAGCTTGGCTACACGGTTCTTCAGGGCTCTGCCTTCTACGCGCTCTTCAACCTCATCTACGCCCTCTCAGCTTATCCGATAGGCGTTTACTCGGACAGGGTGAGCAAGAAGGCCCTAATCGGCGTTGGCTTCCTCCTCTCGGCCCTCGCAAGCCTGTGCTTTGCCTTCGCGAGGGACTTGACACTTTTGCTCCTCGCCTTCGTCGTCTACGGCCTCTACATGGCGGTGATTGACACGGTTCCGAGGGCGTACATGGCTGAGCTGGCAGGGGAGGGCGAGAAGGGGACGGTTATAGGTGCCTACCACACTGTGGTTGGAGTGTTCGCCTTCCCGGCCTCGCTGATTGCCGGCTACCTCTGGAGCGCCTATTCATTAACCTACAGCTTCCTCTTCGCTTCCGCTATGGCCTTCCTGGCCTTCGTCCTGCTCCAGTTTGATTGA
- a CDS encoding sulfide/dihydroorotate dehydrogenase-like FAD/NAD-binding protein, which translates to MGYRITAKEDLSPIDYFVEVEAPHVAKAWKPGQFVVFILHEKGERVPMSVYKAEDGKVGMFIRKLGKTSLQLYHEYKPGDELWSFVGPLGKPIKVKNYGRVAFVSDAVCGQAENYATLKAMREAGNYTISVQTFEDRENVYPMRFLAREVADEYYLTTLDGSVGIKGHYLDVVKELIEKDKVDIIFAGGKLGSLAKLAELTRPYGIPTYATVRQIMVDGTGMCGSCRVLYDGEVKFACRDGPVFDAHKIDWEDAIRRNAERFAEQERLAKERYLEYLRAKGVI; encoded by the coding sequence TTGGGGTACCGGATTACCGCGAAGGAGGACCTGAGTCCGATAGACTATTTCGTCGAAGTGGAGGCCCCGCACGTTGCCAAGGCCTGGAAACCGGGCCAGTTCGTCGTGTTCATCCTCCACGAGAAGGGCGAAAGGGTTCCGATGTCCGTCTACAAGGCGGAGGACGGAAAGGTTGGAATGTTCATAAGGAAGCTCGGAAAGACAAGCTTACAGCTCTACCACGAGTATAAGCCCGGAGACGAGCTCTGGAGCTTTGTCGGGCCCCTTGGAAAGCCGATTAAGGTCAAGAACTACGGCAGGGTGGCCTTTGTTTCAGATGCGGTCTGCGGTCAGGCCGAGAACTACGCGACGCTCAAGGCGATGCGCGAGGCAGGTAACTACACGATTTCCGTCCAGACCTTTGAGGACAGGGAGAACGTTTACCCGATGCGCTTCCTCGCGAGGGAGGTGGCGGACGAGTACTACCTGACGACCCTTGACGGTTCCGTCGGAATAAAGGGCCACTACCTCGACGTCGTGAAGGAGCTCATCGAGAAGGACAAGGTCGACATCATCTTCGCCGGCGGAAAGCTGGGTTCGCTCGCTAAACTTGCAGAGCTCACGAGGCCCTACGGAATCCCCACCTACGCGACGGTGAGGCAGATTATGGTGGACGGAACCGGTATGTGCGGTTCGTGCAGGGTCCTCTACGACGGGGAAGTAAAGTTCGCCTGCAGGGACGGGCCGGTCTTCGACGCCCACAAGATTGACTGGGAGGACGCGATTAGGAGGAACGCGGAGCGCTTTGCAGAGCAGGAGAGGCTCGCCAAGGAGCGCTACCTCGAGTACCTCCGCGCCAAGGGGGTGATTTGA
- a CDS encoding helix-turn-helix domain-containing protein: MLEKEKEALAKRIAGEITLSSDPGKTMRKWREIFGISQTELAEHLGVSSSVISDYEGGRRKSPGASTIRKFVEALLEIDEKRGGNVIKAFSKTIEGELPTSAILDIREFAIPVKISDVVEAVRGEVVANPHLLDRRIYGYTVVDSIRAILEMSSEEFLKLYGWTTERALVFTKVTTGRSPMIAVRVQGLKPAVIILHGVERLDELAVKLAEREGVPLVVSKASGETELINSLRKLVEKTEKEF; encoded by the coding sequence ATGCTGGAGAAAGAGAAGGAAGCGCTCGCAAAGCGTATTGCAGGTGAGATAACACTCTCTTCTGACCCCGGAAAGACTATGCGGAAGTGGCGTGAAATCTTTGGAATAAGCCAAACTGAGCTGGCCGAGCATCTAGGGGTTTCCTCCTCGGTTATCAGCGACTATGAAGGAGGGAGAAGGAAGAGCCCCGGTGCCTCTACGATACGGAAGTTCGTTGAGGCCCTCTTGGAGATAGACGAAAAGCGCGGCGGGAACGTCATCAAGGCATTCAGCAAAACGATAGAGGGTGAGCTTCCCACTAGTGCAATCCTCGACATAAGGGAGTTTGCAATTCCAGTAAAGATTTCGGACGTCGTCGAGGCCGTTCGGGGAGAGGTCGTTGCCAATCCACATCTCCTCGACAGACGCATCTACGGCTACACCGTCGTTGACAGCATAAGAGCCATCCTCGAGATGAGCAGTGAGGAGTTCCTCAAGCTCTACGGCTGGACCACGGAGAGGGCCCTCGTTTTCACGAAGGTAACTACCGGGAGAAGCCCTATGATAGCCGTTCGCGTTCAGGGGTTGAAGCCGGCTGTGATAATCCTCCACGGCGTCGAGAGACTTGATGAGCTGGCGGTCAAGCTTGCGGAGCGCGAAGGTGTTCCCCTCGTTGTGTCAAAGGCATCGGGAGAAACCGAACTTATAAACTCCCTCAGAAAACTTGTTGAAAAAACGGAAAAGGAATTTTAA
- a CDS encoding AI-2E family transporter, with amino-acid sequence MKAEELVWGAVVAIILYVTWRVVNPLVTPIFFGFVLAYASYPLQRRLSVKLGKKRSALVISLSMLVFGGALTLELLLVSVQVLMSFYEGIVNVFNWLLTLPLPLDVLNFLQHFQDQAVPKIADYLSRQAFSLPSYLLQLFVFFFTYYYALAYGEEIRAQIYALLPDKNRELGEEILRSVNKTLSALVRAWLLLNVAKGILMTIGFIVFRVSDLYTAIVAGFLTFAFSFVPLFEGWMIWLAAAIYFAVKGAYLHALGIALYGFFLVSPMPDYTIRPMLVARDAKLDETLVFIGMIGGTWAMGLKGLIIGPIVLNLLLVLLKEWKRFTESSRRLSQAPQELSSRPPG; translated from the coding sequence ATGAAGGCCGAGGAACTCGTCTGGGGCGCGGTCGTAGCAATAATCCTCTACGTAACCTGGAGGGTAGTCAATCCACTCGTAACTCCCATATTCTTTGGCTTTGTCTTGGCCTACGCCTCATATCCACTTCAGCGCAGGCTCTCTGTAAAGCTCGGAAAGAAGCGCTCCGCCCTCGTGATAAGCCTTTCAATGCTCGTCTTCGGTGGGGCACTGACGCTGGAACTCCTCCTCGTCTCGGTTCAGGTCCTCATGTCATTCTACGAGGGCATCGTGAACGTCTTCAACTGGCTCCTGACCCTTCCTCTTCCTCTGGATGTCCTCAACTTCCTCCAGCACTTTCAGGACCAGGCCGTCCCCAAGATAGCCGATTACCTCTCACGGCAGGCGTTCTCCCTGCCTTCCTACCTCCTCCAGCTCTTCGTGTTCTTTTTCACCTACTACTACGCCCTCGCCTACGGGGAGGAAATCCGGGCCCAGATATACGCTCTCCTGCCGGATAAGAACCGCGAACTCGGCGAGGAAATCTTACGGAGCGTGAACAAAACCCTCTCTGCCCTCGTTAGAGCATGGCTCCTCCTCAACGTGGCCAAGGGAATCCTGATGACAATCGGCTTCATAGTCTTCCGCGTCTCAGACCTCTACACGGCCATAGTCGCCGGTTTCCTGACGTTCGCCTTTTCCTTCGTCCCCCTCTTCGAGGGCTGGATGATTTGGCTCGCGGCGGCGATATACTTTGCGGTCAAAGGCGCTTATCTACACGCCCTTGGAATAGCGCTCTACGGCTTCTTCCTCGTCTCCCCGATGCCCGACTACACGATAAGGCCCATGCTTGTGGCGAGAGACGCGAAGCTCGACGAGACCCTCGTGTTCATCGGAATGATTGGCGGAACCTGGGCGATGGGGCTGAAGGGTCTCATAATAGGGCCAATCGTTTTAAACCTGCTCCTCGTCCTCCTGAAAGAGTGGAAAAGGTTCACAGAATCTTCACGCCGACTCTCTCAAGCTCCTCAAGAGCTTTCTTCTCGTCCTCCGGGTTGA
- a CDS encoding ABC transporter ATP-binding protein codes for MPALVVKELRKSYGDFEAVRGLSFEVERGEIFGLIGPNGAGKTTTIKTIVGLLKPDSGEIELLGRKMPNKEVLARVGYMPQELALYLNLTVEENLWFYSRLYGLPREEFERRKEEVLRFVGLEKFRDRLVAELSGGMQRRASLACALVHEPEFLILDEPTVGVDPGLRASFWRYFRELTDGGASILITTHYMDEAVNCDRVAIVIAGRVLVTATPEEIMAETGSATLEEAVLKLTGVKG; via the coding sequence ATGCCCGCCCTCGTTGTTAAGGAGCTCAGAAAGAGCTACGGGGACTTTGAGGCCGTCAGGGGGCTCTCCTTCGAGGTTGAAAGGGGAGAGATATTCGGTCTCATCGGACCGAACGGGGCAGGGAAGACGACAACGATAAAGACAATAGTCGGACTTCTGAAGCCGGATTCCGGCGAAATTGAACTTTTAGGCAGGAAAATGCCGAACAAAGAAGTTTTGGCCAGGGTCGGCTACATGCCGCAGGAGCTGGCCCTCTACCTGAACCTCACCGTCGAGGAGAACCTGTGGTTCTACTCCCGCCTCTACGGTCTCCCCCGAGAGGAGTTCGAGAGAAGGAAGGAGGAGGTGCTGAGGTTCGTGGGGCTTGAGAAGTTCCGGGACAGGCTCGTTGCCGAGCTCAGCGGCGGGATGCAGAGGAGGGCCTCCCTCGCCTGTGCGCTGGTGCACGAACCCGAGTTTCTAATCCTCGATGAACCCACCGTGGGGGTCGACCCGGGGCTGAGGGCAAGCTTCTGGAGGTACTTCCGCGAGCTGACCGATGGCGGCGCTTCAATCCTTATAACGACGCACTACATGGACGAGGCCGTAAACTGCGACCGCGTTGCGATTGTGATTGCCGGAAGGGTCCTCGTCACGGCGACTCCTGAGGAGATTATGGCTGAGACCGGCTCGGCAACGCTCGAAGAGGCCGTTCTAAAGCTCACGGGGGTGAAAGGATGA
- a CDS encoding ABC transporter permease — MNSGRVLAVARRSLLELRHDKRLLSYALITPIVLMVLFGLAFGGHVHDVKVVVVNDDGSFGSEFIGNLNASTFSVSRAETLGDALKELREGKCWAVIYFPENPGEIRVYLDRSNTYIADAVVSGINAALMRTLEENGLRLPVRVSYNAVYGRNAKFMDTFLPGVMSLAVFLISTVLSILSFIGERNLGTLDRALASPLSEGEVVLGYSIASGVIGTIQAAIMLAIAVFGFGVNVEGSLFLAFALVALLAIVGVNLGILLSNLARNEAQAVQFVPMIVVPTFLLSGIFWPVEAIPKYLRPFSYLLPPTYAVDSLRSVMIRGWGLDRIWGDVAVLLGFGVLFLGLAVLNMKRRR, encoded by the coding sequence ATGAACTCGGGAAGGGTTTTGGCCGTGGCGAGGAGGAGCCTGCTGGAGCTGAGGCACGATAAGAGGCTCCTGAGCTACGCCCTAATCACGCCGATTGTCCTCATGGTGCTCTTCGGCTTGGCCTTCGGCGGCCACGTCCACGACGTTAAGGTGGTCGTCGTCAACGACGACGGAAGCTTCGGCTCCGAGTTCATTGGGAACCTCAACGCGAGCACGTTCTCTGTTTCGAGGGCGGAAACCTTGGGGGATGCCCTGAAAGAGCTGAGAGAGGGGAAGTGCTGGGCCGTCATCTACTTCCCGGAGAATCCCGGGGAAATCAGGGTCTACCTCGACAGGAGCAACACTTACATAGCCGACGCCGTCGTTTCGGGCATCAACGCTGCGCTCATGAGAACCCTCGAGGAGAACGGCCTCAGACTGCCGGTCAGGGTCAGCTACAATGCCGTGTACGGAAGGAACGCCAAGTTCATGGACACGTTCCTGCCGGGCGTCATGTCGCTCGCGGTGTTCCTAATCTCGACGGTGCTCTCAATCCTGTCCTTCATAGGTGAGAGGAACCTCGGAACGCTCGACAGGGCCCTGGCGAGCCCATTGAGTGAGGGAGAGGTGGTCCTCGGCTACTCGATAGCATCGGGCGTGATAGGGACAATCCAGGCGGCGATAATGCTCGCCATAGCGGTCTTCGGCTTCGGAGTGAACGTTGAGGGGAGCCTCTTCTTGGCCTTCGCCCTCGTGGCGCTCCTGGCAATCGTCGGCGTCAACCTCGGGATACTCCTCTCCAACCTCGCCCGGAACGAGGCGCAGGCGGTCCAGTTCGTCCCGATGATAGTCGTCCCCACGTTTCTGCTGTCGGGCATCTTCTGGCCGGTGGAGGCCATACCAAAGTACCTCCGGCCCTTCTCCTATCTGCTCCCCCCGACGTACGCGGTGGATTCCCTCAGGTCGGTCATGATTCGCGGCTGGGGGCTCGATAGGATATGGGGTGACGTGGCCGTTCTTCTCGGCTTTGGGGTTCTCTTCCTCGGCCTGGCGGTGCTCAACATGAAGCGCCGCCGCTGA
- a CDS encoding hotdog fold thioesterase, translating to MEQRTHRLTSERLVGRPLKIEPGKAEVELLTTEEMAVDEYGLVHGGFTFGLADYAAMLAVNEPTVVLGKAEVKFLKPVKAGERLMAKAEVIEDLGRKKLVKAEVSNEKNERVFEGTFHCYVLERHVLE from the coding sequence ATGGAGCAGAGGACGCACAGGCTTACCTCTGAGAGGCTCGTCGGAAGGCCGCTGAAAATCGAGCCCGGGAAAGCTGAGGTCGAGCTTTTAACTACTGAGGAGATGGCGGTTGACGAGTACGGCCTCGTTCACGGCGGCTTTACCTTTGGACTGGCAGACTACGCGGCTATGCTCGCAGTGAACGAGCCCACCGTTGTCCTCGGAAAGGCCGAGGTGAAGTTCTTGAAACCTGTTAAGGCCGGTGAGAGGCTGATGGCCAAGGCAGAGGTAATCGAAGACCTTGGACGTAAAAAGCTGGTCAAAGCAGAGGTCTCCAACGAGAAGAACGAGAGGGTCTTTGAGGGAACGTTCCACTGCTACGTCCTTGAAAGGCACGTGCTTGAATAG
- a CDS encoding DUF2240 family protein translates to MPMHPLKEAVQVNGSTEFTRSELVGILSFRLRRFSVSEAKAVIEEWIKEGLLEEREGKLHARIEALKEAEKPENLLGEMVVHIARALGWTELEVMEGIKALRERYGDLDERILAYLFGLEKGVDMSKFRDRIDV, encoded by the coding sequence ATGCCTATGCACCCGCTCAAGGAAGCAGTCCAGGTCAATGGCTCAACCGAGTTCACGAGGAGCGAGCTGGTCGGAATCCTGAGCTTCCGGCTCAGACGCTTCTCGGTAAGTGAGGCAAAGGCGGTGATTGAGGAGTGGATTAAGGAGGGTCTCCTGGAGGAGCGCGAGGGAAAGCTCCACGCGAGGATTGAGGCCCTTAAGGAGGCAGAGAAGCCGGAAAACCTGCTCGGGGAGATGGTCGTCCACATAGCGAGGGCCCTTGGCTGGACGGAGCTTGAGGTAATGGAGGGGATAAAGGCACTGCGCGAGCGCTACGGCGACCTGGACGAGCGGATTCTGGCTTACCTCTTCGGCCTTGAGAAGGGCGTTGACATGTCAAAATTCAGGGACAGGATTGACGTCTGA
- a CDS encoding TrmB family transcriptional regulator, which produces MEELVERLMRLGLKEYEARVYAALVITGPAKASEIAKESGVPRPRVYDVLKRLHERGFVEVSEGSPAYFRAVEPEKVIASLRDDYIRSAEEAIIMLKSHQKERQEEWLPVWYLQGEWSVRSRAEELAGETEEEFVATFMEPALVLKFRRAFERAKEKGITPKILILTRKAFRESRLEELGEVYYLPLSKVLEGEPRDFMEAVARALFSTGERYVVKGLFVRDSRESLLVYEEGGIKGILVKIPFIPVIQREVVEYYLRKLDGYSSTCLSRT; this is translated from the coding sequence ATGGAGGAGCTCGTTGAGAGGCTGATGAGGCTTGGCCTGAAGGAGTACGAGGCGAGGGTCTACGCGGCCCTCGTCATCACCGGGCCCGCGAAGGCGAGCGAGATAGCCAAAGAGAGCGGCGTCCCGAGGCCCAGGGTCTACGACGTCCTGAAGAGGCTCCACGAGAGGGGCTTCGTTGAGGTCAGCGAGGGCAGTCCGGCGTACTTCAGGGCGGTTGAGCCCGAGAAGGTGATAGCGTCGCTCAGGGACGACTACATTCGCTCGGCGGAGGAGGCGATAATAATGCTCAAGAGCCACCAGAAGGAGAGGCAGGAGGAGTGGCTCCCCGTGTGGTACCTCCAGGGTGAGTGGAGCGTTAGGAGCCGCGCCGAGGAGCTCGCTGGAGAAACCGAAGAAGAGTTCGTGGCGACGTTTATGGAACCTGCCCTCGTCTTGAAGTTCAGGAGGGCCTTTGAGAGGGCGAAGGAGAAAGGAATAACTCCAAAAATCCTCATACTCACGAGGAAGGCCTTCCGTGAGAGCAGACTTGAGGAGCTTGGCGAAGTCTACTATCTCCCCCTCTCAAAGGTCCTTGAAGGCGAGCCAAGGGACTTCATGGAGGCGGTTGCGAGGGCCCTCTTCTCCACAGGGGAGCGCTACGTCGTGAAGGGCCTCTTCGTCAGGGACTCCCGGGAGTCTCTCCTCGTCTACGAGGAAGGCGGAATCAAGGGCATCCTCGTGAAGATACCCTTCATCCCCGTAATCCAGAGGGAGGTCGTGGAGTACTACCTCAGGAAGCTGGACGGCTATTCAAGCACGTGCCTTTCAAGGACGTAG
- a CDS encoding nicotinamidase, which translates to MPEEALIVVDMQRDFMPGGALPVPDGDKIIPKVNEYIRKFKEKGALIVATRDWHPENHISFKEQGGPWPKHCVQGTEGAEFVVELPEDAVIISKATEPDKEAYSGFEGTNLAEILREKGVKRVYVCGVATEYCVRATALDAVKHGFEVYLLSDAVKGINPEDEKKALEELERVGVKIL; encoded by the coding sequence ATGCCCGAGGAGGCTCTCATCGTTGTGGACATGCAGAGGGATTTCATGCCCGGTGGAGCGTTGCCGGTTCCCGACGGCGACAAGATAATTCCGAAGGTCAACGAGTACATCAGAAAGTTCAAGGAAAAGGGAGCGCTGATAGTGGCGACGCGCGACTGGCACCCGGAAAACCACATCAGCTTCAAGGAACAGGGAGGGCCGTGGCCGAAGCACTGCGTTCAGGGAACTGAGGGGGCGGAGTTCGTCGTCGAGTTGCCAGAGGACGCGGTGATAATCTCCAAGGCCACCGAGCCAGACAAGGAAGCCTACTCCGGCTTCGAGGGGACGAACTTGGCAGAAATACTCAGGGAGAAGGGCGTTAAGAGGGTTTACGTCTGCGGTGTTGCGACGGAGTACTGCGTCAGGGCGACGGCTTTGGACGCCGTGAAGCACGGCTTCGAGGTCTACCTTCTGAGCGACGCGGTCAAGGGCATCAACCCGGAGGACGAGAAGAAAGCTCTTGAGGAGCTTGAGAGAGTCGGCGTGAAGATTCTGTGA
- a CDS encoding 4-phosphopantoate--beta-alanine ligase gives MVKIPKSHPRYWSLYYREKIIEGMEKGMTAKAGLIAHGRGEAFDYLIGEKTIEPAERAMRVAVAKFLLAEWPVISVNGNVAALVPKETIELAKALNARLEINLFYRTEERVRAIERELRKYDPEMEILGINPTKRIPGLEHERGKVDENGIWRADVVLVPLEDGDRTEALVRMGKFVVTVDLNPLSRSARMADVTIVDNIVRAYPRMIELANEMKDLPREELERIVKSYDNGKTLSDVLVHIRNRLTELAEGGVWRKKEI, from the coding sequence ATGGTTAAGATTCCCAAGAGTCACCCACGCTACTGGAGCCTGTACTACCGCGAGAAAATCATCGAGGGTATGGAGAAGGGAATGACTGCCAAAGCAGGTCTAATCGCCCACGGACGCGGGGAGGCCTTTGACTACCTCATCGGGGAGAAGACGATAGAGCCGGCGGAAAGGGCGATGAGAGTGGCGGTTGCCAAGTTCCTGCTTGCAGAGTGGCCCGTAATCTCGGTGAACGGCAACGTCGCGGCGCTCGTTCCAAAGGAGACGATTGAGCTGGCGAAGGCCCTCAACGCGAGGCTCGAGATAAACCTCTTCTACCGGACTGAGGAGCGCGTTAGAGCCATAGAGCGAGAGCTCCGGAAGTACGACCCTGAGATGGAAATACTCGGGATAAACCCGACGAAGAGGATTCCGGGCCTTGAGCACGAGCGCGGAAAGGTCGATGAAAACGGCATCTGGAGGGCAGACGTGGTTCTCGTCCCGCTCGAGGACGGCGACAGGACGGAGGCGCTCGTGAGGATGGGCAAGTTCGTTGTTACCGTTGACCTGAACCCCCTCTCAAGGAGCGCAAGGATGGCGGACGTAACGATAGTCGACAACATCGTTAGAGCGTACCCGAGGATGATAGAGCTGGCGAACGAGATGAAGGACCTTCCGAGGGAAGAGCTTGAAAGAATAGTGAAGTCCTACGACAACGGGAAAACGCTGAGCGACGTTCTGGTGCACATAAGGAACAGGCTAACCGAGCTCGCGGAAGGGGGAGTATGGAGGAAGAAGGAGATTTAA
- a CDS encoding asparaginase — protein sequence MRILIIGTGGTIASAKTEKGYKATLSVGEILEMAGIEGDGVEIEAKDILNLDSTLIQPEDWITIGKAVFETLNDYDGIVITHGTDTLAYTSSALSFMLRNVPIPVVLTGSMLPITEPNSDAPRNLKTALTFAMKGFPGIYVAFMDKIMLGTRVSKVHSLGLNAFQSINYPDIAYIKGEEVVVRHRPELSAGEPSFDPRIDPNVVHVRLTPGLSPEVFLAVAERVHGIVLEGYGAGGIPYRGRNLLEAVSRVAREKPVVMTTQALYGGVDLTRYEVGRRALEAGVIPAGDMTKEATLVKLMYALGRTGEVEEVRRIMEKNLAGELSSAF from the coding sequence GTGAGGATTCTAATAATCGGCACCGGCGGGACGATAGCGAGCGCGAAGACCGAGAAGGGTTACAAAGCCACGCTGAGCGTCGGCGAGATACTGGAGATGGCCGGGATAGAGGGCGACGGCGTTGAGATAGAGGCGAAGGACATACTCAACCTCGACAGCACGCTGATTCAGCCCGAGGACTGGATAACGATTGGAAAGGCCGTTTTTGAGACCCTGAACGACTACGATGGAATCGTCATAACCCACGGAACGGATACCCTCGCCTACACTTCTTCGGCCCTGAGCTTCATGCTGAGGAACGTCCCGATTCCGGTAGTCCTGACCGGCTCGATGCTCCCCATAACTGAACCCAACAGCGACGCGCCGAGGAACCTGAAAACGGCCTTAACCTTCGCGATGAAGGGCTTTCCTGGGATATACGTCGCTTTCATGGACAAGATAATGCTCGGCACGCGCGTTTCGAAGGTGCACTCCCTCGGCCTCAACGCCTTCCAGAGCATAAACTATCCAGACATTGCTTACATCAAGGGTGAGGAGGTCGTTGTACGGCACAGACCCGAGCTTTCCGCCGGAGAGCCGTCCTTCGACCCGAGGATAGACCCGAACGTCGTCCACGTACGCTTAACTCCAGGCCTTTCCCCGGAGGTCTTTCTCGCGGTTGCGGAGAGGGTTCACGGCATAGTTCTCGAAGGCTACGGCGCCGGGGGAATCCCCTACCGCGGGCGGAACCTCCTCGAGGCCGTCTCAAGGGTCGCCCGCGAAAAACCCGTGGTCATGACGACACAGGCCCTCTACGGTGGCGTTGACCTGACGCGCTACGAAGTTGGCAGAAGGGCCCTCGAGGCCGGCGTTATTCCCGCCGGAGACATGACGAAAGAAGCAACGCTCGTCAAGCTCATGTACGCCCTCGGCAGGACGGGGGAGGTTGAAGAAGTGAGAAGGATAATGGAGAAAAACCTCGCCGGGGAGCTCAGCTCAGCTTTTTGA
- a CDS encoding PadR family transcriptional regulator, with translation MKYRDFLTLHVLHHAREGVTGSFMMEELGRHGYKLSPGTIYPLLHELERKGLLTSREEVRNGRRVRVYTITERGLRALEEGKEKLRELCEELLGE, from the coding sequence ATGAAGTACCGCGACTTCCTAACGCTCCACGTCCTCCACCACGCGAGGGAAGGTGTCACAGGCAGTTTTATGATGGAAGAACTTGGGAGACACGGCTACAAACTCAGTCCGGGCACGATTTATCCCCTCCTCCACGAGCTCGAGCGGAAGGGCCTCCTCACGAGCAGGGAAGAGGTTCGGAACGGGAGGAGAGTTAGGGTCTACACGATAACGGAAAGGGGCCTTAGGGCCCTTGAAGAGGGGAAAGAGAAGCTGAGGGAGCTCTGTGAGGAACTCCTGGGGGAGTGA